Within the Candidatus Omnitrophota bacterium genome, the region TTACCGAGATAACCCGGAACAGCAAGGAAGCGCCAATAGTGAAAATGGTCAATTTGATCTTGAGCGAGGCGTTAAGAAGGAGGGCCTCTGATATTCATATCGAGCCTTACGAAAATAAGGTCCGTGTCCGCTACCGGATAGACGGAAATTTAGTTGAGGCATTCAATCCTCCTAAGGCTGTCCAGAATGCGGTCACGACCAGGCTCAAGATCATGTCCAGATTAGTAATAACCGAGCGCCGCCTGCCCCAGGACGGCAGGTTTAAAGTAAGGCTTCAAAACAAAGAGGTGGATTTCCGGGTTTCCAGCCTGCCGATAAGTTTTGGTGAAAAGATAGTCTTGCGGGCCCTGGATAAGTCCAATTTACAGATAGGGTTGGCTGAATTAGGTTTTTTACCGGGACCCCTGGAGGTATTCCAGACAGCGGTCAAGGAACCTTATGGCATGATATTGATTACCGGGCCTACGGGTTCGGGAAAGTCAACAACCCTTTATTCGATCCTTAATCAATTAAACACCCCTGAGAGGAATATAATGACGGTAGAGGATCCGGTAGAATACCGTATTGACGGGATAAGCCAACTGCAGGTGAAGCCCGAAATTTCGCTTGATTTCGCCACCGGGTTAAAATCAATTTTGCGCCAGAGCCCGGATATAATATTGGTCGGAGAAATAAGAGATTTTGAAGCAGCTGATACAGCGATTAAGGCCTCTCTTACCGGACAGCTTGTTTTTTCAACCCTGCATACTAATGATGCCTGCAGCGCTACCACCAGGCTTATCGATATGGGAGTTGAGCCGTTTTTAATCGCTTCTTCACTGATTATGGTAGGTGCCCAGAGGTTATGCCGCAAGATCTGTCCAGGTTGTAAAGAACCTTGCGAAATCCCGCTGGAAGTCTTGGACAGAATAGGCCTTAAACTTAAGCCGGGAGAAAAAAACGTGTTTTATCACGGTAAGGGCTGCAACTTGTGCAATCAGACAGGTTATTATGGCCGAATGGGAACGCTGGAGACATTAGTCGTTGATGACCATATAAAAGAAATGATCATTAAAAGAGATTCATCTGATGAAATTGAAAGGTATGCCCGCAGTAAGGGCATGAAACTGCTCAGGGAAAATGCCCTGGAGAAATTTAAACTTGGGATGACTACGCTGGAAGAGGTCTTAAGGATAACTACGGAAGAATAAAAATAAACTGTTAAATTGTTAAATTGTTCAGTTGAAGAATTGCATTCTAAGTTTTAAAGTATGAATTTTTTTACAACAGTTTAACAATTTAGCCATTTAACAATTTAGTAATGAATTAGGAAGGTGTAAGATGCCGGTTTTCAAGTATGTTGCCAAAGACAAACAGGGACACACGATTAGTGCTTCGATAGAGGCAGACAGCCCCGCACCTCTTGTTGCTTCNNNNNNNNNNNNNNNNNNNNNNNNNNNNNNNNNNNNNNNNNNNNNNNNNNNNNNNNNNNNNNNNNNNNNNNNNNNNNNNNNNNNNNNNNNNNNNNNNNNNTTTAACAATTTAGTAATGAATTAGGAAGGTGTAAGATGCCGGTTTTCAAGTATGTTGCCAAAGACAAACAGGGACACACGATTAGTGCTTCGATAGAGGCAGACAGCCCCGCACCTCTTGTTGCTTCATTAAGGGATAAGGGGCTGGTAATTATCTCGGTCAAAGAGGAAAAACCAAAAAAAGGATTTTCCGGCCTGGCCGGTTTGATGGGTAACAAGATAAAGACCGAAGACCTGGTAATATTTTCCAGGCAGTTGGCTACAATGGTGGATGCCGGGATACCGGTGACCCAGGGCCTGGATATTTTATCTGAACAGGTGGAAAACAAAAAATTTAAAAATATAATTACCACCCTGCGGGATGATATTGAAGGCGGCAGAAGCCTGTCGGAGGCATTTGGTAAACACCCTAATGCCTTTTCTGTGCTTTTTGTAAACATGGTAAAGGCCGGGGAATCCAGCGGTACCCTGGATTTGATCTTAGATAGATTGGCGGGATATATGGAAAAGACCAGTTTTTTGATGCGCCGGGTTAAAGCAGCGCTGGTCTACCCCGCGGTAATAACTACCATAGCTTTTGGTATAACCGTTTTTCTTATTATTAAGGTAGTCCCGGTATTTAAAGGTATTTATGAAGGTTTTGGGGCGCAACTCCCTTTGCCCACCCAGTTGTTGCTTTCGTTAAGTGATTTTATGAGGCAATATTTTCTATTAGGCGTGGCGGGAGTGATTGCGGCTGTTTTTCTTGTTAGCCGTTATGCTAAAACGGCCAGCGGCAAATTCAGGTTTGACCAACTTAAGTTGAAACTACCGGTGTTCGGACTGCTTCTCAAAAAAGTAGCGATCAGCAGATTTTCCCGGACATTGTCAACTTTAGTGAAAAGCGGTGTGCCTATCTTGAACTCCCTGGAAATAGTGGCTAAAACAGCCGGAAACAGGGTTGTAGAAATTGCCGTGAACAATGCCCGGGAAAGCATTCGTGAAGGCGAAAATATTAGCGACCCGTTAACCAAAAGCGGTATTTTTCCCCCTCTGGTGGTAAGGATGATCGGCGTGGGGGAAAAGACCGGGGAGCTTGAAAAGATGCTGGCTAAGATCGCTGATTTTTACGATGAACAGGTAGATGCGGCTGTTACCGGGCTTACCTCGATGATCGAGCCTTTGATAATAGCCTTTTTAGGGTTAATAATCGGAGGGATCGTAGTCAGTATGTACCTGCCGATATTTAAGATCTCGGAGTTGATCCAGATGTAAGTGAG harbors:
- a CDS encoding type II secretion system F family protein, which encodes MPVFKYVAKDKQGHTISASIEADSPAPLVASLRDKGLVIISVKEEKPKKGFSGLAGLMGNKIKTEDLVIFSRQLATMVDAGIPVTQGLDILSEQVENKKFKNIITTLRDDIEGGRSLSEAFGKHPNAFSVLFVNMVKAGESSGTLDLILDRLAGYMEKTSFLMRRVKAALVYPAVITTIAFGITVFLIIKVVPVFKGIYEGFGAQLPLPTQLLLSLSDFMRQYFLLGVAGVIAAVFLVSRYAKTASGKFRFDQLKLKLPVFGLLLKKVAISRFSRTLSTLVKSGVPILNSLEIVAKTAGNRVVEIAVNNARESIREGENISDPLTKSGIFPPLVVRMIGVGEKTGELEKMLAKIADFYDEQVDAAVTGLTSMIEPLIIAFLGLIIGGIVVSMYLPIFKISELIQM
- a CDS encoding ATPase, T2SS/T4P/T4SS family; the encoded protein is MVKSLKEKLTDLLIKGGLITQQDLDKAVKIQKEKGGKISQILVEQGSIPEEKLMVCLGQKLGIPPINLSNYTIKPDMIELIPNRVAAHYQLIPVSKISNVLTVAMADPLNIFALDDLKSITGCEIKPVITTAQDIAAAINSYYQSPVQMEEILEEAKETDLEVEVIKREKETGDITEITRNSKEAPIVKMVNLILSEALRRRASDIHIEPYENKVRVRYRIDGNLVEAFNPPKAVQNAVTTRLKIMSRLVITERRLPQDGRFKVRLQNKEVDFRVSSLPISFGEKIVLRALDKSNLQIGLAELGFLPGPLEVFQTAVKEPYGMILITGPTGSGKSTTLYSILNQLNTPERNIMTVEDPVEYRIDGISQLQVKPEISLDFATGLKSILRQSPDIILVGEIRDFEAADTAIKASLTGQLVFSTLHTNDACSATTRLIDMGVEPFLIASSLIMVGAQRLCRKICPGCKEPCEIPLEVLDRIGLKLKPGEKNVFYHGKGCNLCNQTGYYGRMGTLETLVVDDHIKEMIIKRDSSDEIERYARSKGMKLLRENALEKFKLGMTTLEEVLRITTEE